The genomic window TGGCCCTTTGAAAGTTTTTATCGGCATCCTGCAAGAGGAGCATCGACTTTTGTGAGAGGGCCTTGCTCAAATTGAAGTAATAGACACCGTTGTAGGGATTTACCTCGATGGCCTGTTCATATAACTTAATCGCCTTTTCTGGCTCGCCAAGGGCCAAATAGAGGTTTCCAAGGTTGGAGATGGCATCAGGGTCTGTGGGGTTTAGGCCCATGACCTTCTGGTAATATCTGCTCGCCGCTGTATAGTCCCCCTCTCTCTTGAAGGCCAAGGCCACGGTAAACAGGGCATCTCGATCTCTCGGATGTCCCTGGCTCCAGAGCTGAAGCCTCTCCAAGGCCTTCGGCTCCCTCTCCCCATAGGTGGTTTCGTAGATGTCAAAGACCGTCTGGATCTCAGGACCTTCTACAGAAGTAAAGAGGGCCTTCCCGACAGGGGATATATAGGTAACGAGAAAGAGGGAAAGGACTAAGACCCCCCTCTCCCCCCGGGTGAGATACCCCCAGAGGATAAGACACCAGAAGAGGCCACACCAAATGATATTGAGCCTCAAGAGGAAGGGGAGAAAGAGGAGAAAGATCCTTCCCACCCCTCTTATCATCTCATATCTTTCCCCTGTTAACTCCTCTTTTAACGCGTGGATATATACCGGTAGCCGTTTAAACAAAACCAGCACACAAAAGGCCAGGACGGCCAAAAGGGCACCGAGGCCCAAAAGATAGAGGAGGTTCAGGCCTTGACCAGTGGCCAGGGGTAAATTGCGGGTATAGGCTCTTATACCCTCAAAATATTTCTCCAGGGTTGGATATACCCTCCACCTCTCCTTTTCCCAGATGATCTGACCCGTATAGAAATACACATAGGGTAGATCTGGGGCCATCCTCTGCGAGAATTCCCCCAACTTCATCGCCTTATTCTTGTCCTCCAGCTTAATACCCTCTCTTATCAACAAAAGGGCATATCCCCACAAGTTTACGATCCCCTTATCGAACTTTAGGTTAACAATCTCCTCCAGTTGCTGCTCACCGGCCATGGCCCCTTCCGTGGAGATCGCCTCTTGCCTCTGGACCCACAACCCCTGGAAGCCTATCTCTTCCTGGGCAGGGGAAACCAATTCAACCTCTTCTTCCCCTGGCTGTTCTGCTCCAAAGACCCTCACTACTCCGAGAAAAATAAAGAGAAGGAGGAAGGAGAATATACACCAACTCTTAAATCTTTTGCCCAAGATATCCTTCCCATCCACCACTATTCAAGGCGATAATTTGGGGCCTCCTTGGTTATGATTACATCGTGGACATGGCCTTCGCGCAAACCTGCGCCGCTTATCTTAATAAAACTGGTTTTTTCTTTCAAGTCTTTAATATTTCTGCACCCTACATAGCCCATACCCGCCTTTAAGCCCCCGATCAACTGATGAATGCAGAAGGAGAGGGACCCCCTGTAAGGTACTCTACCCTCTATCCCCTCGGGGACCAATTTTCCTTCCTCCACATCACCCTGGAAGTATCTGTCTTTACTCCCCTCTCGCATGGCCTCAAGGGAACCCATTCCACGGTAGACCTTGTAACTGCGCCCTTGATAGAGGACCATCTCTCCAGGACTCTCATCTGTACCAGCGAAGAGGTTACCGATCATCACCGTGTCCGCCCCGGCAGCTATTGCCTTGGCTACATCACCGGAGTATTTCACTCCCCCATCAGCGATAAGAGGGATTTTGTGCCTTCGGGCTACCTTGGCGGCCTTCATGATCGCCGTTATCTGCGGCACCCCAATCCCTGCTATCACCCGGGTGGTACATATGGATCCGGGACCCACCCCTACCTTGATGGCATCGGCCCCCGCTTCGATCAGGGCAGCCGCCCCTTCTTCGGTTGCCACATTACCGGCGACGATCTGACAGGCCGGGAACTCCCTGCGAATCCATTTCACCGCCTCGATCACCCCCCGGGAGTGCCCGTGAGCGGAATCGACCACAACTACATCTACCCCTGCCTCGATCAGGACCTGAGCCCTCTCCTCTAAGTCCTTCCCCACCCCTACGGCGGCACCTACCCTGAGGCGGCCCAGATAATCCTTACAGGCATAGGGATGGCTCTCCATCTTCTCGATGTCCTTGATGGTAATCAGCCCCTTTAGATTGTTCTCCTCATCCACCACCAGCAACTTCTCTATCCGGTGCTTGTGAAGGATCTCCTTTGACTCCTCTAAGGTGATCCTTTCGGGGACGGTCACCAAGTTCTCTTTCGTCATCACCGTGGAGATCTCTGCATCCAGCCTTTTCTCAAACCTCAGGTCACGATTGGTCAGGATCCCCATCAACTTGCCGTTTTTGGTAACAGGGACCCCTGAGATCCTATACCTTCTCATCACCTCCAGGGCCTCGTATATCTTATGTTCAGGTTCCATGGTGATGGGGTCGACGATCATGCCACTCTCGGACTTTTTCACCTTGTCCACCTCAGCCACCTGGGCCGAGATGGCGAGGTTGCGATGAATAACACCTACACCCCCCTCCTGGGCCATGCTGATGGCCGTCCTGGACTCGGTGACCGTATCCATGGCCGCACTCAACAGGGGGACATTAAGACTGATAGAATTGGTGAGCCTGGTGCTGACGTCTACCTCTTGAGGAAGAACTTGTGATTCCGCGGGGACCAAGAGGATATCGTCAAAGGTCAAACCCTCCTCTATATCTGCCAGTTCTCCCATAAGCCCTCTCCTAATAAAAAGGGGGAAACATTTTTCGCAATATATCAAAAGCACCCCCTTGATGTCAACAAGGGGAAAAGGGGGATCAACCAAGCCTTTCTCCCAAGAGGAACTGGCCTGAGGAGTCCCTTGCCTTCTACAATAATTTACCATATACTGAACAAAAAGTTGTGGGGAGGAGAGGGTGCAGTGTCGTTGACAGAGGCTGACACCAGGGTAAAACTTATTGACCCCGCTTTACATCGTTGCGGCTGGGCAGAAGACCTCATTCGCCGTGAGGAGACAGATCGTGGAATTGATGTTGTTGAGAGTGAACCCCTAAGAAGAAAGAGAGGTTATTTGCGGCATGAGAACAAAAGGAATAAGGGCAGATTGGAACAAATTCGAAGAGTGGGAAAGAAAATATACTATAAAAAATCTCAAGAAACTTACTCCAACAGAAAAGATTAAGATCTTAGAGGATCTTTATAAAACAGCCCTGAAAGTGCGTGAAAGTTTAAGGAAAATGGATCCCAAATGATTATTAAAACCCTGAAAGACATTGCTACAAGCCTTAACAGGGAAGGAATCCCATTTATGGTAATAGGCGGCCAGGCAGTGGCCATTTATGGCAGACCAAGGTTTACACAGGGTATTGATATCACAGTTGCCTTGACCCCGGATGAGGCAGAAAAAATTCTCAGGGCTGTAGATGAATCATTTAATATCTTACCAGAAGATGTTCAAAGGTTTGTCAGAGAAACCTGGGTCTTGCCATTAGAACATAGGGAAACAAAGGTATGGAGGTCCAAGGGGAAAAAATAGATATTGGAGAGATGGAAAGGCTAATAAAGACCTTTGGCACAGGTAAAGAAGGAAAAGAATGGCGGAAAAGATGGAAGAAGCTGA from Deltaproteobacteria bacterium includes these protein-coding regions:
- a CDS encoding tetratricopeptide repeat protein, giving the protein MGKRFKSWCIFSFLLLFIFLGVVRVFGAEQPGEEEVELVSPAQEEIGFQGLWVQRQEAISTEGAMAGEQQLEEIVNLKFDKGIVNLWGYALLLIREGIKLEDKNKAMKLGEFSQRMAPDLPYVYFYTGQIIWEKERWRVYPTLEKYFEGIRAYTRNLPLATGQGLNLLYLLGLGALLAVLAFCVLVLFKRLPVYIHALKEELTGERYEMIRGVGRIFLLFLPFLLRLNIIWCGLFWCLILWGYLTRGERGVLVLSLFLVTYISPVGKALFTSVEGPEIQTVFDIYETTYGEREPKALERLQLWSQGHPRDRDALFTVALAFKREGDYTAASRYYQKVMGLNPTDPDAISNLGNLYLALGEPEKAIKLYEQAIEVNPYNGVYYFNLSKALSQKSMLLLQDADKNFQRAKELSPKIIGAHLEIDSPHPNRSVIDEIIPLERLRRRFFAELWRRTGPSFLILDVWLRNLSPRFPFISPLVFFVLFIILSYVSKGRMGWWRCSLCGLTSTQTYARKEGRKTICIRCFRLLKGKEMDKGLKETKLKEIKVFQRRSGLYERLVPIILPGGGHIWKGYNLRGLFFFWIFFVFLGKFYYWKGIVPPPIPSAIYGIYGGGLLITVVFAIFYLLVLKGAYKKAGLEVFEPPFPLEGIRR
- the guaB gene encoding IMP dehydrogenase; protein product: MGELADIEEGLTFDDILLVPAESQVLPQEVDVSTRLTNSISLNVPLLSAAMDTVTESRTAISMAQEGGVGVIHRNLAISAQVAEVDKVKKSESGMIVDPITMEPEHKIYEALEVMRRYRISGVPVTKNGKLMGILTNRDLRFEKRLDAEISTVMTKENLVTVPERITLEESKEILHKHRIEKLLVVDEENNLKGLITIKDIEKMESHPYACKDYLGRLRVGAAVGVGKDLEERAQVLIEAGVDVVVVDSAHGHSRGVIEAVKWIRREFPACQIVAGNVATEEGAAALIEAGADAIKVGVGPGSICTTRVIAGIGVPQITAIMKAAKVARRHKIPLIADGGVKYSGDVAKAIAAGADTVMIGNLFAGTDESPGEMVLYQGRSYKVYRGMGSLEAMREGSKDRYFQGDVEEGKLVPEGIEGRVPYRGSLSFCIHQLIGGLKAGMGYVGCRNIKDLKEKTSFIKISGAGLREGHVHDVIITKEAPNYRLE